The nucleotide sequence AAGTGCCCGACGACCTGCCGCCAGGGCTCGCGCTGGAAATTCCAATCGAGCACGACCCGAAAGCGGAGATTGCTGGGCAGCTCGATGGGAGCAGCGTGCTGATGCTTCGCCACAGCAGCTTTGGCTGGCTCGGCTTTCGCTTTCCGGACTCTTCGCGGACGTGGCTGATCGACGGTTTGATTGCCGACGAACAAACTGCGCAGCAGAAGCCGACGGCGCAGTAGCCTCCTTGATCACGCAGATCTGTTCGCGCCCGTGCTCGTCAGTGAATCGATACAGAAGGCCCTTCTCGGCGGCGGCCTGGAGGGAAGCAATTTCATCGCGACTCATCCAACCAGCCTGCGCCGCTGAGGAATACGCCGCGACGCGCTGGATGGCGTTGGCGGGCGCGGAAAACGCGTCGACCATGCCGTCGAATGCTTCCGCGCTTGCACGCGCCGAATTCAGATCGTGGCGGCTGATCAATGACGGCGCGGACCTGACGCTGCCGTACAGGGGCGGCACGGGAACGCCATGGCCGCGGCCGTTCATCGAATGGCACTGCCTCATGCGAAGGTGGCTAGTGCTGCGCATGTCAGGCTGCCTTTGCTTCGGCGATTGGCGCAGCGACGTCATACAGGGGGCGGCCATCGGCATGCGGCCAGGATTCGTCCTTCACCCGGATCCAGTGATGCGAGGCCAACGTCTCCTCGACGGTCACCCGACCCTGCGAGTTGCGTTCGAACTGTGCGGCAAGTTCCGCCGTCGCCTTGCGAAAGCCGTAGGCGATGTTTTGGATGTGCCCCCGCGTGGTTCCGCAGTTGGCGGCGAAGACTTCCCGCTCCGCCGGTTCGAGGCCAAAGAAGTACGGTTTGATGTCCATGCATTCATTACATCATTCGGTGTTCTACAAGTCAACATCGTTTGATGTACACCGCTTGGTGAAATGCCCCCATGGCTGCGAAACCTGACCCTCTCTCAGAGACTCGCCGCGAAGCACTCCGGGAGTACTGCCGTCGAAAAGGCTGGCTCAACGACAACGGAAGCTGGGCGGTGACCGCCATTAGTAAGGCGATCGGCAAACCCACAAACAAGGTCAGCGACCTCCTAAATGGCAAGGGGTCGTTCGGCGCCGCGATCGCTCGCGACATTGAATCTGCTGTATATGACCTGGATGCCTTTGAGCTGGACGGTGCCGAGTCTCAGTTCGTGTCAGTGCGGCGCGTCGACGTGAAGTTTTCGAATGGGCATGGCCAGGTCGTTTACTACGAAGACGAGCGCCCTCCTTTGTCGTTCAGGGCAGACTTCCTGCGCAAGCTAGGCATCCCCAGCGGAAAGGCCTTGGTGGTAGACGCGGACGGAGTCAGCAACGAACCGAAGATCTGGGACGGCTCGGTGGTGCTGGTCAACAGTGCCGACACCACAACGCTAAACAACCACTTCTATGCGTTTCGCGTGGATGGCGAGCTCCTGATAAAGCGACTTACCCGCCTGGACGGAATCGGGATCCTCGCAACTGCAGAAAACTCGGATTTCGCACCCAAGAACGTCGTGTACCGGGACCCTTCGGACTTCGAGATCATCGGCCGTGCGGTTTGGACCGGCAACATGCTTTAAGGAGGTGCGATGCGCCATCTAGTGCTCGCAGGAATCGCTTTTTTTCAGGTGGGCCACGCGCTTGCAGCTCAGACCACCTTGCGCTGCACCGTCAAAGACTTGAAGGACGGCGTTCAATCCGAGACGTGGGTCGTGATCGACCCCGAAGCAAACTACATGCGAGTCAATGGAGTTGCTCGCCCGCTGGTCATGTCTAACGAGCGCTACTCGAGCAGCCAGCAAATCGGGTCCTTTACGCAAACAACAGTCATCGACCGCAACTCTGGGGAGATCACTGTTTCGAGTCTCTACCAAGGAGAGGTGGTGCTCCCCGGTCGGGGTAGCTGCGAGAAGGCTACGCCGCCCACACCCAAATTCTGATCTCACAGCAAAGCGATCACATGCGGCACATCTGTCGTGCCGCATGACCAAACGAAGCCGAGGAGGTGATAGATGCACGTAGCATTTGCAGATCAGCCTGATCCCAGCGAAAGCTGGGAGGATCGATGGGGAACCCCGGAAAAAGGGCTGGTCACTTCCTGGCTGCGCGGTATTGAAATGCGGCACGCGGACAACCCAGCAGCTGACGCGGCTGCGGCTGGGGAGTTGCCAGTTCTTCCATGGGTCGGGGGCTGCGCTAAGCGCCTGAAGAACATTTACAAGCTCGGATCGCTGAACTATTTGGCAATGTGGCAGGGGCTGCGGCATCAAGATCTGAGCATCGACTTGGAGCTAGGCGCGACCCTTGAATGCAGCAGAACGGGGATGATCGTGACCTTCACTGGCGATTCGTCCAAGCTGTTTTCTGCGGCGTCCGAGGAGGGCTAAACAATGTCCAACATCTACGCCCGACAAGCCGCAGCGTTTCGAAACGAGATGCGCACTTCCTGCGCTGCACTCGTAGGCATCGTGCAGGGAATTCTGGCCGACGGCGCCATCAACGATCAAGAGATCATGTTCCTGCGAACGTGGCTTCGCGAATCGGAAAGCGTCTCTCTGACCTGGCCCGGCTCGGTGATCTACGGGCAGATCGAACACGCACTGGCCGATGGCCACATCAGCTTTGAGGAACGCAGCCATCTGCAAGAAACGCTCACGCAATTGCTCGGCGGTCGACTGGACGAGGTTGCTGGGTCTTCACATGTCACAGAGCTTCCGATTGATCGTCCTGAAGTGATCGAATTCAAAGAAAAAGCGTTCTGCTTCACCGGAGACTTCGTGTTCGGCCCTCGGAGTTCGTGCGAGGTGGCGGTGCTCAGTCGGGGCGGCAACATCGCCAACGTCAGCAAAAAGCTTCACTATCTTGTCGTCGGCGGCATGGGCAGCCCCGAATGGAAACATGGAAGCTTCGGCACCAAGATCGAGAAAGCCATACTGCACAAGCAAGCGGGCATCCCATTGTTGATCGTGCACGAGGACACTTGGGCTTCGTCAATGGTAGTGAAGGCGGCATAGGCCGCGCAGGTCCTTTTGCGGCTGTTCGCCGCCCCCTGGCTTTCCAGGACGTCGCGCAGCACTGCCCCGGGGGTTGGGCAACCTCGGAACGCCGGCGCCTTGTTGCGCGCGTCCAATCGCCCTCCGGCAGCCTTGAGCGCCACCGCGGTAGCACCCTTGTTGCCGGATTCTTACTGACTGCGGAGTCATAAAACACAGTTCGAACATACATCATTTGATGTTGACATCAACAACACCGTTTGATGTAATAACTCCATGCGCTGCACACCGCGGCGGTTACATGGAGATGGGCACATGGCATCCAAGAAGAAGGGCTCGACGGCTGAGCAAGAAGCTCCAGCGCAGACCATCACCTCGTTCAAGGGCTTCGGCCCCGACTGGAAGTGCCGCGACTTCCAGTACGAGATGGGCAAGACGTTCGAGCACAAGGGCGATGCCGTCGCCTGCCAATCGGGCTTCCATGCTTGCGAGTACCCGCTCGATGTCTTCGCCTACTACGCTCCGGCCGGAAACAAGTTCGCCGTTGTCGAGCAGTCCGGCACGCTGAGCCGCCACAGCGACGACAGCAAAGTCGCCAGCTCCAAGATCTCGCTCAAGGTCGAGATCGGCTTCTTCGACATCGTGAAGGCGGCGATCGAGTACACGACCAGCCGCTGCAAGCCCATCGATCCCGCTTCGCCGGCCTTCTCAGACGTGGAGTACGGCGCGGCCAGCAGCACGGGCAACCAGGGCGCGGCCAGCAGCACGGGCAACCGCGGCGCGGCCAGCAGCACGGGCAACCGCGGCGCGGCCAGCAGCACGGGCAACCGCGGCGCGGCCAGCAGCACGGGCTACCAGGGCGCGGCCAGCAGCACGGGCGAGTACGGCGCGGCCAGCAGCACGGGCAACCGCGGCGCGGCCAGCAGCACGGGCTACCAGGGCGCGGCCAGCAGCACGGGCAACCAGGGCGCGGCCAGCAGCACGGGCTACCGCGGCGCGGCCAGCAGCACGGGCGAGTACGGCGCGGCCAGCAGCACGGGCGAGTACGGCGCGGCCAGCAGCACGGGCGAGTACGGCGCGGCCATGGCCAGCGGCTATGCGGGCCGCGTGAAAGGCGCCGAGGGCAATGCGCTCTTCCTCGTCTTCCGCGACGACGATTTCAAGATCATCCACGCCAAGGCGGCCATCGTCGGCCAGGACGGCATCAAGCCGGACACTTGGTACTCGCTCGACGCGCAAGGCGCCTTCGTCGAAGCCGAGGTGGAGTGATGTACGGCGCACCGAACCTCGCCACCGCGCGGCCGGGCCGCGTGCGCGCCCGCGCCGACGGCCTGCGCAGCTACCTGTGCATCTACCACCCGCTTGATCGTGACGGCTTGCCCGTCTCCAACGAGAGCAACCATCTGCCCAGCGTGCGCGTGCGCGCTCGCAGCAACGAAGAGGCCCACCGCAAGGCCTACAAGCAGACCGGGAACTGCCCCATCGCCGAAGTGCAGCGCCTCGAGGAGTGCGCATCGTGAGCGCGGCGCAGCAGACTCCGGCTCGCGCCGATGGCCACAGCTACCTGTGGGGCCAGATCTTTTTCACTGAGCCGCTCGGCCAGTGGCTCTGCGTCGCCGGGCACTCGTGCCGCTGGTCGATCGCCCGCTCGGATGTCGGCGTGATGGGCCGCGTTCAGAGACGCCGTGCCAGCCCCCAGCTTCACGCCTGGAGGTCCGCATGAGCGCCGCGCACACGCCGGGGTTGGAGCCAGAAGACGCGCTTGTGATCGCGTGGGCCGATTTCTGGCGTGCTCGCCACAGTCTGGAACGCGACGACGCTGTGCGACGTATCAACGCCGCACGCGCCGCCATTGCCAAGGCCACCGGGAGCGCGGCATGAGTGTTCATTTCACTCGCGGCCCTTGGCGTCTGGCAAAGCTAACCGGCGACTATGGCGTCTACGCCAAGCTTGGTTGCGATGCGCGCGAATCTCGCATCGCAACACTTCCAAGCATTGCGTATCCGATTCGAGCCAAGGAGTACGCGGCCAACGCGCGTGCGATAGCAGCACTGCCTGAAATCATCAGCGCCGCGCAGAGCGCTGTTCATTCGCTTGCGCTCGTTACGCCGTCTGCTTTCTATGCCGGCAGCGCTCTGGACCAATTGACCAGAGCGCTATCGAAGCTCGAAGAGGCGTCGGACTAAATGGCTTTCCTCTTCCGCTGCCCCGAGTGCCGCACGCGGCGGCGCAGCCACGGCCTCTTCACCCAGCACCTGCGCGAGACCGGGCACCGCCTCTGCCGCTGCGGCGGCTACCACTTCGAGCACCGCCCGGGCTCGCCCTACTGCGAGCGCAATCCCATGAGCGCCGCCCTCCTCGCATCGCGCTCCGGCGCATCCGACGAAGAGGTCTTCGAGATCGCGCTCGAGATCTCCCTCTCCACCACCGCGCGCACCGCGAGTGCGTGCCCGTTCTGAAAGGCCGCCACATGGACCAAGGCTTCTCCCTCGCATCCGTTGCCACCTCCTCGGCGCGGACTCTCGATGTCGACACCGTGCGCCAAGCGTGGCTCGATGCCGGCCGGCCCGGGCTGTTCAGTGCGTTCAGCCGCAGCTTCCTGGCGAAGCACGAGGCCATGGCCGCCGAGGCGCCGCGGATCGAGTTGTGGATCCGTCGCAAGGGCACGCGCCGGCAGGCCTACTGGCGCGTCTTCGGCAGCGGCGCGACCTTCGAATGGGTCGAGATCACCAAGGCCGACCGCGCCGAGCGCGAGGGCCGCATCACCGTCGGCCCGCTCGTCGACGCCGCCGTCGTCATGTACGAAGAGCCGGTGACGCAATGAAGACGCGCCGCCAGATCCTCCGCGGCACGCGCATGCGCCTCGTGCGTGATGCCCTGCTCGTCCCCTTCTTCCTCCTCGCCCTCGCGGCCCGCGCCTTCTGGCGCTGGGCGTGAGCACACCCACGTCTCGGAGAACCTTCATGGAATGGATGCTGCTGGCCTCGGGCCGCGACTACTACTTCGACGGCCACATGGAGCGGCCCATCGACATCGAAGACATCGCCCACCATCTGGCGATGATCAATCGCTTCGGCGGCGCAACGTTGCGACCGTACAGCGATGCAGAGCACTCGCTACTCTGCAGCGAGATCGCCCAGCGCGAGGGCGCAGCGCCGATCCTGCAGTGGCTTGCGCTGATGCATGACGCGCACGAGTTCGTGACCGGCGACATGTCCAGCCCGATCAAGCGCGTGATCAACAAGATCAGTGACTGCGCGGGCGGCGTGCGGGCCTGGCGCATCTTCGAGTCCCAGCACGAACAAGAGATGCACAGGCATTTCCGCGTCGTCGGCTACTTCAAGAGCTACGCACGGGATATCCATCGCATCGATGGCGTGGCCCTCGCCACCGAGCGCCGGGACCTGACGAAATTCAACCCGGCAACCAACGCGCCGTGGCCCGTCCTGCGCGACCTCGAGCGCGACGCGGTTCTTCCCGTCGACTGGGTGAGCCTGAACTCGGTCGAGCGCGAGGCGATGACCTGGCGCCAGTGGAAGGCAGCTTTCCTCGCCCGCCACAACGAGCTGGCTGCCCAACTGCCCATCAAAGTCGAGCAGGCGCACTGATGCTGAAAAGAACCGTCGGCCTCAAGGCGCGCAAGGCGTTGGCGCAAACCGGGTTCAAGCGCCCAGAGCGCGTGCGCCTGCCATCGCCGCCACCGCGCCCGGCCACGCGCCGCGCGGTCATGGCCGACTGCTCGAGCCCCATGCCCAGCATCGACAAGACGACGGCATGGGAAGACCCGACGCTGCTGGCGATGGCCCGCGGCAAACCCTGCCTGTTGCGCTCCCCCGTGTGCAACGACGACCGCGAAACGACCGTCGCATGCCACTCCAACATGTCGATCCACGGCAAGGGCCTATCGCGCAAGGCTGACGACTGCTTCAGCGTCTGGGGCTGCGCCAGGTGCCATGCCTACCTCGATCGCGACCCGTCCGCCTCGGGCCAGGAACGCGAGCTTCTGTTCCTCGTCGCTCACATCGAGCAGGTCACCCACTGGCAGGCCATCGCCGCCAGCACCACTGCGAGCCCCAAAGACCGCGCCGCGGCCGGCCGGGCGCTCGACATCCTCCATGCGCTGGCTGCAGCGCGCTCCACGAAGGAAGAATCATGAGTCGAAGCGGATACATCGACGACGGCGATTGCGACGACGTGCTCGCAATGGGCCGCTGGCAAGGGCAAATCGCCTCCGCGATCCGCGGCACGCGCGGGCAGGCCGCGCTGCGCGAGCTGGCCGCAGCCATGGACGCAATGCCGGCCAAGGTGCTCGCGGCCGAATCGCTGGTCACGGCCGATGGCGAGTTATGCACGCTCGGCGTGCTCGGCCAGGCGCGCGGCCTCGACATGGCGCCAATCGATCCTGACGACTGGGATGCCGTCGCCAAGGCGTTCAACCTTGCGCCCGCCATGGTGCGAGAGATCGTCTACGAGAACGACGAGGGCGTCAGTGCCTACGACTGGGTCGATGTAGAGATCTGCGGCCCTATTCGTCGTTGGGAGCGCCATCGCGTCACTGTTCGGGTCGACCGCCCTTGGGAGCTTGTCGCCAGGATGCGCTGGAACCGCATGCGCAAGTGGGTTGATGACCACCTCGCCAAGGCCCGCCCCACCCCGGGAGAAGGAGCATGACTGACAGGGAGCTCGCCGAGAAGCTGTATACGGCCCTGAAGCGCATCACGGCCTACATGCCGCCGGACAAGCTGGCGAAGGTCTGCGAGAAGAAATACGGCCTCGAGTACGACGAAGCGCTTGAGATGGGCTACGAGAACGTGCTGAGCGAGGCCGCCAACGCGATCAGAGGCGTTCGCCAACCCCGAGTCACCCGCGCCGCTGCCGCAATCGGAGAGGGGAAGAGCCATGGCTGACAGGTTCCTGATCGCTCACTGCGGCCACACCAACAGAGCGTATGAGCACATCTGTTGGTGGAACCCAGACAGCCGCGGCTACACCATCTGCACGACCAAGGCCGGCCGCTACACCGAAGACGAGGCTCGACGCATCTGCACGGCCTCGGAGTGCATCGCCGTGCCGGAACGTGTCGCTGTAGACCTGAGCCGAACGACGCCCTACTACCGGATGTCAAACGGCACGCTGGGCGGCCTCTACGACGGCGGACCGCACCATCCCGTCGAAAACAGCCGCAAGTCTTGGACCGAAATCAAGTCCGCCGCCGTGGTCATCGGCATCTACGCGAAGCCGACGCCCATGACGCCTTCAAAGATGCGGGCGATCTATCTGGAAGCGCCCTCCCCCGCACCCACAGGAGAACAACATGGCTGAAGCCCTTCTTTTCGAGCACGAGGACGGCCGGTATGCCGTCAACCCCGACACCACGGGGGATCCGAAGTGGCACCGCCTCGGGCCCGTCGATGTCTCGGCCCTCTCCACCAATGCAGGCGAAGCGGCCCCGGTGGCGTGGATCGACCTACAGGCCGACGAAGCCGTGACCAGCTCGCGCCGAGCCTCGTGGCCGGCTCACAACCAAGCACGCTACACAGTGCCTGCTTACGCCCACCCGCCCGCAGCGGTGCACGGGCAGGGCGCCAGCACCGAGGCTCCTGCAGGCTGGCTGGACCTGCAAGACGACCCGCGCGTGAACGAAATCGTCTCCGGCCTCTACCGCCGATTCAAAGACTGGTCGCAGCGCGGCTTCTCAGCCGAGGATGTGACGTGGTGCGAGGTCAAAGCCGATGTCATTCGCTTGATCACCGCCACCGCTCCCGCCGCTATACCGGCCGCGCCGGCAACGGATGAACGCTCGGCCTTCGATGCGGTGTACGAAGAACAGTGCGGACGCCCCGTCACCATTCGCACCATTGCATGGCGTTGCTTCCAAGCGGGCGCCGCCCTCGCCCATCCCGCGCCCGTGCAGCACGACGAAGTCCGAAGGATGGTCTTCAAACTCGCGAGTCACTGGGCCGATTTGCGCGTGCGGGACATTCGAAAAAATGAAAACACGCCGGAAAGGCGAAGTGCAGAAGATGCTCTGTTCGCTTACTGCATATCGATCCCTCTTGATCAAAGCCTCACGCCCCCGGCCGTGGCAGCACCTGCGCAAGCGGGGGAGACGAAGTGATGGCCAACCGTATCGCATGCACAGCGCTGACCGGGCGCATCGTCTCTGGCCGCGTCAGCAAGGACGGGAGCAACTTCGTTGGCGTGAAGGCCGACGTCACCAGCGACGTGCTCAAGGCCGTGATCGACAAGGCCGAATATCACGGCGGCTCATTTGCGGTCGAAGGTGGCGAAAAGCGCTGGGTTGTCACGGTGACCGAAGGCCAGCCCGAGATCGTGCGGCCCGCGGTCGGTCAGTCGCTTGATCCAACCATCACCCTCGCTTACGAACGTGATGAGTACGGCACGTTCCGGGCCACGATGACGATCAGTGGCCTGTCCACTGAGGACAAGGCGCAGAAGGCCCTCGACCACATGGAGCGCCTGTTTTGCGGGCAGCAGCTGGAGCCCAACGCATGACCCCCTTCGAGGAAGTGCCGATGCCTCCGGAAACCGACTGGGCCCAGTGCGAGACGCGCCGGCCGTGGGTCTTGAACAGCCTGCAGCACCACGCGAAGGAGCTACGCGCCAGCGAGAAGCGCGCACGCAATGCCTTTCGCAAAAGCTACATGGGCGTGCCCGCTTGCTACGTCGCCGATGCCTATGCAGAGGCTGCGGCTGTGTTCGAAGCCCGAATTTCCGCCATCCGGGCGCTCAAGAAGGAGAACGGCGATGCTGCGAACTGACGAACCTATCCACTGGGAAGGACGCACATTCTTCGGGGGCGATGAGATCGGCTTTACCGATGACGGCTCGTTCGTGCTGGGCCTGTACTCGACGGAACCAGCACCCCAGCGCGGCACGTACTTCACGTCGCTACCGATCAGCGACAAGCCGTTTCGCAAGCTCCATCCCACAAAGGCCGCAGTCCGAGATGACGGCGACGCCTTGACCATCTTCTGCGATTGGGGCCGCGCTCACCGGCTTGGCGCCAGCAGGCAGATCATCGAGACCTTGATCGCAGAGGCCAAGGAACACGACATTCCTGTGCAGAAGGACCCCTCCCATGACCACTGACATCCACGCCGCCATGCAGGCGATTCGCGAGGCGCTGGCCGCAGGGCCTACGCCGGGGCCTTGGATCGCTGGAGATGACGAAGACTCAGACTTCCTCCTGGTTGGCCCAGAGGAATATCCCGGACTCGTGTGCCGTCCAGTGGTCTCGCTGCATGCGGAACGAGACGCTCGCTTCATCGCCGCCTGCAACCCCGAGGCCATCACCACCATCCTCGCAGCCCTTGAGGCACGGGACGCAGAGATTGCGGCGCTCAGGGAGGATGCGGAGCGGCCGAAGCTGACCGCGGCCCAGTGCACAGACCTGCTCATCGCCGCGTTCTACATCAGCGCGCGCGACGACGAAACGGCCGTCCTCAAGGATGAAGATGCCGAACGCATCGTTGACCTGCTCTATGACCTGTCAACGATCAACCTGGACGCGACCACCGACCAGCCCAAGCCATCCCCACGCTACCCCTCCACCGAAGGGCAGCGCATCGCTCGGCAGATCAGGGAGGGGAAAGAGGGGAAGGAAAAGCCATGAACGACCTGATGACGCTCCAGGACATCGCCGAAATGCATCGTTGCGGCCTCCGGCACGCGCGGGACGTGCTGGTTAAACTGCCCGGATTCCCTGCCGAAGCGCCGACGAGCACGCCCAGAAACAGGCTTTGGATACGGGCTGAGGTGCGCGCCTACGTTCACCGCAGAACCGCGAAGCCCGCAAAAATCCCGCACACCGGGCTGCAACCCGCATAAACACTGGATTCCGCTGCCGTGGTGCGGCACCAGCAGCACGTCGGCGCGCAGCCGTTCGGGCAGGCGCTCGAGCAGCGCGGCCTCCTGCAGCCGCTCGATGTCGCCGGCCAGCAGCGCGGTCGCGCGGCCGTTGCCGATGCGCAGCACGCACGAGATGGCATTGGGCCGCGTGAAGAACAGGTAGTCGCCGGCTTGCGGATGCAGCAGTTCGAAATCCACGCCATCCCAGGTCCAGCGCTGGCCCGCCTCGCAGCGCCGCGCGGGACGCTGCGACTGCAGCGGGTGCCCAGCCTCGATCGAACTCAGCAAGCCGGCGCGCGGATGCGTCGCGAGCACGGCGCTCGCGCCGCCCGTGTGGTCGCTGTCGCGGTGGCTCAGCACCAGCAGGTCGAGCCGCTCGCCCAGGGCGCGCAGCAGCGGCACCAGCACGCGCTGGCCGGCGTCGCTCTCGAGGCTGTAGCGCGGGCCGCTGTCGTAGAGCAGGCTGTGGTTCGCGGTGCGCACCAGCACCGCGTTGCCCTGGCCGACGTCGGCCGCGAGCAGTTCGAACTCGCCGAGGGCGGGACGCGCCGGCTGCCACAGCAGCACCGGCAGCAGCAGCGGCAGGCCCAGCGCGCGCAGCGACCACGGCAGCCGCATCGCCACCAGCACGCCGCCCGCCACGCCGCAGGCCGCGAGCCACGCCGGCGGCGCGGCCATCGAGACGCTGGCGAACGGCAGCACCGCGAGCCACGACAGCAGCAGCCCCAGGGCCCACACCGCGCGCGCCGCGAGGTCCCACAGCGGCGCGGCGACGGTGCCGAGCATCGCCAGCGGCGTGATCACCAGCGTGACCCAGGGGATCGCGACCAGGTTGGCCACCAGCCCGACCAGCGACACCTGCTGGAACAGCAGCAGGCTCAGGGGCGTGAGCGCGAGCGTGATCGTCCACTGCTCGCGCAGCAGCCGCCACAGCCGTGCGCGCAGGCCCGCTCGCGTGTCGCCGGGCAGCCCCGCGTCGGTGGCGAACAGCACGCCCACCGCCACGAAGCTGAGCCAGAAACCGGCCTGCATCAGGGCCCAGGGATCGAGCGCGACCACCACCGCCGCGGTCAGCAGCCAGCCGTGCGGCCAGGGCCAGCGCCGCCCGGTGAGGCGCAGCAGCGCGACGGTCGCGAGCATCCAGACCGTGCGCTGCGACGGCACGCCCCAGCCGCTGAACAGCGCATAGAGCGTGGCCAGCAGCACGCCGCCCACGAGCGCCGCGCG is from Variovorax paradoxus and encodes:
- a CDS encoding helix-turn-helix transcriptional regulator translates to MAAKPDPLSETRREALREYCRRKGWLNDNGSWAVTAISKAIGKPTNKVSDLLNGKGSFGAAIARDIESAVYDLDAFELDGAESQFVSVRRVDVKFSNGHGQVVYYEDERPPLSFRADFLRKLGIPSGKALVVDADGVSNEPKIWDGSVVLVNSADTTTLNNHFYAFRVDGELLIKRLTRLDGIGILATAENSDFAPKNVVYRDPSDFEIIGRAVWTGNML
- a CDS encoding DNA internalization-related competence protein ComEC/Rec2 — encoded protein: MVAKGERGASDAVVRARCAFVALAAALAGVALQLRQPQLWDGMVYAGGLLAGIAGLRMAWHVPRRAWIAWTCAALAGAAIGAGLAGARATVYAAGALDPALEGRDLQLVGVVSQMPQRGEAGTRFRFAVESARWADPASTGSPAVPDRIALGWYAEGASLWDGPADGAASAPLPESPVHAGERWRLTVRLKAPHGHRNPHGFDSELWMWEQGLRASGHVRLGARDEAPARLALTGRHPIERAREAVRDAIFERVPERFGAGVIAALVTGDQGAIDREGWDVFRATGVAHLMSISGLHVTLFAWLAAHVVGALWRRSPRLMLRLPAQRAALVGGVLLATLYALFSGWGVPSQRTVWMLATVALLRLTGRRWPWPHGWLLTAAVVVALDPWALMQAGFWLSFVAVGVLFATDAGLPGDTRAGLRARLWRLLREQWTITLALTPLSLLLFQQVSLVGLVANLVAIPWVTLVITPLAMLGTVAAPLWDLAARAVWALGLLLSWLAVLPFASVSMAAPPAWLAACGVAGGVLVAMRLPWSLRALGLPLLLPVLLWQPARPALGEFELLAADVGQGNAVLVRTANHSLLYDSGPRYSLESDAGQRVLVPLLRALGERLDLLVLSHRDSDHTGGASAVLATHPRAGLLSSIEAGHPLQSQRPARRCEAGQRWTWDGVDFELLHPQAGDYLFFTRPNAISCVLRIGNGRATALLAGDIERLQEAALLERLPERLRADVLLVPHHGSGIQCLCGLQPGVRDFCGLRGSAVNVGAHLSPYPKPVSGRARRRFGRESGQFNQHVPRVPEAATMHFGDVLERHQVVHGFSFPSFPSLICRAMRCPSVEG
- a CDS encoding ead/Ea22-like family protein yields the protein MTTDIHAAMQAIREALAAGPTPGPWIAGDDEDSDFLLVGPEEYPGLVCRPVVSLHAERDARFIAACNPEAITTILAALEARDAEIAALREDAERPKLTAAQCTDLLIAAFYISARDDETAVLKDEDAERIVDLLYDLSTINLDATTDQPKPSPRYPSTEGQRIARQIREGKEGKEKP
- a CDS encoding DUF1364 family protein, giving the protein MLKRTVGLKARKALAQTGFKRPERVRLPSPPPRPATRRAVMADCSSPMPSIDKTTAWEDPTLLAMARGKPCLLRSPVCNDDRETTVACHSNMSIHGKGLSRKADDCFSVWGCARCHAYLDRDPSASGQERELLFLVAHIEQVTHWQAIAASTTASPKDRAAAGRALDILHALAAARSTKEES
- a CDS encoding BRCT domain-containing protein translates to MSNIYARQAAAFRNEMRTSCAALVGIVQGILADGAINDQEIMFLRTWLRESESVSLTWPGSVIYGQIEHALADGHISFEERSHLQETLTQLLGGRLDEVAGSSHVTELPIDRPEVIEFKEKAFCFTGDFVFGPRSSCEVAVLSRGGNIANVSKKLHYLVVGGMGSPEWKHGSFGTKIEKAILHKQAGIPLLIVHEDTWASSMVVKAA